A window of the Natronomonas salina genome harbors these coding sequences:
- a CDS encoding DUF354 domain-containing protein, with protein MTTVVTIQHPAHVHFFRHAIGELAAAGEDVHVFVRRKAPAVELLRYYDIEHTVIAEESDSVLTLPLTQFGYEYRLYRAVRSLDPDLFLGVGGVAAAHVARLCGADSVVFTDTEHASLTNALAIPLASSVYTPSCYDGREGDDHVYYPGYHELAYLHPNRFEPASSSSIRSALDVEADDDLVILRLSNWDASHDVGAEGLSDVSEAVESLEAAGGTVRITAERTLGEELEPYRVSVPPHLIHDVLAEAELFVGEGATMAAESAVLGTPSVYINSLELGYMTELADRYGLAYTFHGSRRHDRGIETATALLADLDDRWRRRRQAMLADKTDTTEVIMRAANRYLPRRVAAEATV; from the coding sequence GTGACTACCGTCGTCACCATCCAGCACCCGGCGCACGTGCACTTCTTCCGGCACGCCATCGGGGAGCTCGCCGCCGCCGGCGAGGACGTCCACGTGTTCGTCCGCCGGAAGGCCCCCGCCGTCGAGCTGCTGCGGTACTACGACATCGAGCACACCGTGATCGCCGAGGAGAGCGACTCGGTGCTCACGCTGCCGCTGACGCAGTTCGGTTACGAGTACCGGCTCTACCGCGCGGTCCGGAGCCTCGACCCCGACCTGTTCCTCGGGGTCGGCGGCGTCGCGGCCGCCCACGTCGCGCGGCTCTGCGGGGCCGACAGCGTCGTCTTCACCGACACCGAGCACGCGAGCCTCACGAACGCCCTCGCGATCCCGCTCGCCTCGTCGGTGTACACGCCGTCGTGCTACGACGGTCGCGAGGGCGACGACCACGTCTACTACCCCGGCTACCACGAGCTTGCGTACCTCCACCCGAACCGCTTCGAGCCGGCGTCGTCGTCGAGCATCCGCTCGGCCCTCGACGTCGAGGCGGACGACGACCTGGTCATCCTCCGGCTGAGCAACTGGGACGCCTCCCACGACGTCGGCGCCGAGGGCCTCTCCGACGTCTCCGAGGCCGTCGAGTCCCTCGAGGCCGCCGGCGGCACCGTCCGGATCACCGCCGAGCGAACCCTCGGCGAGGAGCTGGAACCGTACCGGGTGTCGGTCCCGCCGCACCTGATCCACGACGTGCTCGCCGAGGCCGAACTGTTCGTCGGCGAGGGCGCGACGATGGCCGCTGAGAGCGCTGTCCTCGGGACGCCCTCGGTGTACATCAACAGCCTCGAGCTCGGCTACATGACCGAGCTCGCCGACCGCTACGGCCTGGCGTACACGTTCCACGGCTCCCGCCGGCACGACCGCGGCATCGAGACGGCGACGGCGCTGCTCGCCGACCTCGACGACCGGTGGCGGCGCCGCCGGCAGGCGATGCTGGCCGACAAGACCGACACGACCGAGGTCATCATGCGCGCGGCGAACCGCTACCTCCCCAGGCGCGTCGCCGCGGAGGCGACCGTATGA
- a CDS encoding glycosyltransferase family 2 protein, producing MYRNHSVGVVVPAYNEEGFVGEVVDTLPSFVDRAYVVDDRSTDGTWAEILERVEDSPDETGDAGPASTDGTRADGGEAVAAGASTGSAGTGASAPTLAGDAATEVVAIRHEENRGVGGAIKTGYLRAVEDGVDLVTVMGGDGQMDPDQLDALLDPLVDGRADYAKGNRLRSPGHWQGMSRFRLFGNAVLTLLTKVSSGYWELLDPQNGYAAITREALETVDVAEMYEDYGYCNDLLARLNRHDCRVAHVDIPAEYGDEESSISYPSYIKNVSGLLLGNFLWRMKHSYAVGSFHPLVLSYLFGTGLALLGAVATVGTLVGVGLGAVGPAAVLVAALLGAVGVQTLLSAMHADADENDGLEVQIT from the coding sequence ATGTACCGGAACCACAGCGTCGGCGTCGTCGTCCCCGCGTACAACGAGGAGGGCTTCGTCGGCGAGGTCGTCGACACGCTGCCGTCGTTCGTCGACCGCGCCTACGTCGTCGACGACCGCTCGACCGACGGCACCTGGGCGGAGATCCTCGAGCGGGTCGAGGACTCCCCCGACGAGACCGGCGATGCGGGTCCGGCATCCACAGACGGAACGCGGGCGGACGGCGGTGAGGCGGTCGCCGCCGGCGCGTCGACCGGCAGTGCCGGCACGGGCGCGTCGGCGCCGACCCTCGCCGGCGACGCGGCCACCGAGGTCGTCGCGATCCGCCACGAGGAGAACCGCGGCGTCGGCGGCGCCATCAAGACCGGCTACCTGCGGGCCGTCGAGGACGGCGTCGACCTCGTCACGGTGATGGGCGGCGACGGCCAGATGGACCCCGACCAGCTGGACGCGCTGCTGGACCCCCTCGTCGACGGGCGGGCCGACTACGCGAAGGGCAACCGGCTCCGGTCGCCCGGCCACTGGCAGGGCATGTCCCGGTTCCGGCTGTTCGGCAACGCCGTGCTCACGCTGCTGACGAAGGTATCCAGCGGCTACTGGGAGCTGCTCGACCCCCAGAACGGGTACGCGGCGATCACCCGCGAGGCCCTCGAGACGGTCGACGTCGCGGAGATGTACGAGGACTACGGCTACTGCAACGACCTGCTCGCGCGGCTGAACCGCCACGACTGCCGCGTCGCCCACGTCGACATCCCCGCGGAGTACGGCGACGAGGAGAGCTCCATCAGTTACCCCTCCTACATCAAGAACGTCTCCGGGCTCCTGCTGGGGAACTTCCTGTGGCGGATGAAGCACTCCTACGCGGTCGGGTCGTTCCACCCGCTGGTCCTCTCGTACCTCTTCGGGACCGGTCTGGCGCTGCTCGGCGCGGTCGCGACCGTCGGGACGCTCGTCGGGGTCGGCCTCGGCGCGGTCGGTCCGGCCGCGGTGCTCGTCGCGGCGCTGCTCGGCGCCGTCGGCGTCCAGACGCTGCTGTCAGCGATGCACGCCGACGCCGACGAGAACGACGGCCTGGAGGTGCAGATCACGTGA
- a CDS encoding nucleotide sugar dehydrogenase: MPETVAIVGLGYVGLPLAVAFDEAGYHVVGFDVDEDRVGSLDSGMDPTDEVGDEAVAGGDVLFTTDPVQLSDADYVIVTVPTPVDDRGNPNLGAVEAAAKTIGEHLSTGTTVVLESTVYPGATREILIPALEEGSGFTRGEEFHVGYSPERLAPGTDRGLRDVVKIVGADDTEVRDDLAELYESVVDAGVHRADSIEVAETAKVIENVQRDINIALINELAIICSRLGVDTDAVLEAAGTKWNFHDYEPGLVGGHCIPVDPHYLAYRSEAEGFSPKLLLTGREINKQVPKYAAERAVKGLNECGKVLQDCRLLVLGLAYKPNVGDIRTSAVGGMIAELEEFGISVTGHDPHAADDAMRDEFGIDITSEVDCEGFDGIVVATGHDEYSDLDLDDLHDQLGVDPLLMDIDGVFDEEAATDRGFNYRRL; the protein is encoded by the coding sequence ATGCCTGAGACGGTCGCCATCGTCGGGCTCGGCTACGTCGGCCTGCCGCTGGCCGTCGCCTTCGACGAGGCCGGCTACCACGTCGTCGGCTTCGACGTCGACGAGGACCGCGTCGGGAGCCTCGACTCCGGCATGGACCCGACCGACGAGGTCGGCGACGAGGCGGTCGCAGGGGGCGACGTCCTGTTCACGACGGACCCCGTCCAGCTCTCGGACGCCGACTACGTCATCGTCACCGTCCCGACGCCGGTCGACGACCGCGGCAACCCGAACCTCGGGGCCGTCGAGGCGGCCGCCAAGACCATCGGGGAGCACCTCTCGACCGGGACGACCGTCGTCCTCGAGTCGACGGTCTATCCCGGCGCGACACGGGAGATCCTCATCCCGGCCCTCGAGGAGGGCTCCGGGTTCACACGCGGCGAGGAGTTCCACGTCGGCTACTCCCCCGAGCGGCTCGCCCCCGGGACGGACCGCGGGCTCCGCGACGTCGTGAAGATCGTCGGCGCCGACGATACCGAGGTCCGCGACGACCTCGCCGAACTGTACGAGTCCGTCGTCGACGCCGGCGTCCACCGCGCCGACAGCATCGAGGTCGCCGAGACCGCGAAGGTCATCGAGAACGTCCAGCGCGACATCAACATCGCGCTCATCAACGAGCTCGCGATCATCTGCTCGCGGCTGGGCGTCGACACCGACGCGGTCCTGGAGGCCGCCGGGACGAAGTGGAACTTCCACGACTACGAACCCGGCCTCGTCGGCGGCCACTGCATCCCGGTGGACCCCCACTACCTCGCGTACCGCTCGGAGGCCGAGGGGTTCTCGCCGAAGCTGCTGTTGACTGGCCGCGAGATCAACAAGCAGGTCCCGAAGTACGCCGCCGAGCGGGCGGTCAAGGGACTCAACGAGTGCGGGAAGGTCCTCCAGGACTGCCGTCTCCTCGTGCTGGGGCTGGCCTACAAGCCCAACGTCGGCGACATCCGGACCTCCGCCGTCGGCGGCATGATCGCCGAACTCGAGGAGTTCGGCATCTCCGTGACGGGCCACGACCCCCACGCCGCCGACGACGCGATGCGCGACGAGTTCGGCATCGACATCACCTCGGAGGTCGACTGCGAGGGCTTCGACGGTATCGTCGTCGCGACGGGCCACGACGAGTACTCGGACCTCGACCTCGACGACCTCCACGACCAGCTCGGGGTCGATCCGCTGCTGATGGACATCGACGGCGTCTTCGACGAGGAGGCGGCGACCGACCGCGGCTTCAACTACCGGAGGCTGTGA
- a CDS encoding nucleotide sugar dehydrogenase: MSESRTVRSLYDADADATALDAAFRSGEVPVAVYGLGKMGLPLAAVYADVTGNVAGVDIDPEVVSAIQAGDCPVEGEPGLPDLVADLVDDGALRAVESGREAAPSTVHVLIVPTLVDDGEPDLSALLAAVDDVAATLSAGDLVIVESTVPPRTCEDVVLPRLLEGSDLDRGEFGLAFCPERTLSGRALEDIRGGHPKVIGGVDEASAAAAEVVYDAVHGGEILTASDATTAEAVKVFEGVYRDTNIALANELAKHAPELGVDVTEAIDIANSQPFCEIHDPGAGVGGHCIPLYPYFLTEPFDAPSPLMETARAVNDSMPSYTADAVERNLRDEGVDPADARVLVLGATYRPGVDEIRKTPALPLVEELADAGADVDVVDPVCTSPGPFEDRGATVRTLEDVEADAGYDAAVMVTPQPAFDDLEVATLGGEGRLVVVDGRQALTELRGDDRVRYTGVGIDA, encoded by the coding sequence GTGTCTGAGAGCCGGACGGTCAGGTCTCTCTACGACGCCGACGCGGACGCGACGGCGCTGGACGCGGCCTTCCGCTCTGGGGAGGTTCCGGTCGCCGTCTACGGGCTCGGCAAGATGGGGCTCCCGCTAGCCGCCGTCTACGCCGACGTGACCGGCAACGTCGCGGGCGTCGATATCGACCCAGAGGTCGTCTCGGCGATCCAGGCCGGCGACTGCCCCGTCGAGGGCGAACCGGGCCTCCCGGACCTCGTCGCCGACCTCGTCGACGACGGCGCGCTCCGCGCGGTCGAGTCGGGCCGCGAGGCGGCCCCCTCGACGGTCCACGTGCTGATCGTCCCGACGCTCGTCGACGACGGCGAGCCTGACCTCTCGGCGCTGCTGGCGGCCGTCGACGACGTCGCCGCGACGCTGTCGGCCGGCGACCTGGTGATCGTCGAGTCGACGGTCCCGCCGCGCACCTGCGAGGACGTCGTCCTGCCGCGGCTCCTCGAGGGCAGCGACCTGGACCGCGGCGAGTTCGGGCTCGCCTTCTGTCCGGAGCGGACCCTCTCCGGGCGCGCGCTCGAAGACATCCGCGGCGGCCACCCCAAGGTGATCGGCGGCGTGGACGAGGCGAGCGCGGCGGCCGCCGAGGTCGTCTACGACGCCGTCCACGGCGGCGAGATCCTCACCGCCTCGGACGCAACGACAGCGGAGGCGGTGAAGGTCTTCGAGGGCGTCTACCGCGACACGAACATCGCCCTCGCCAACGAGCTCGCGAAGCACGCCCCCGAACTCGGCGTCGACGTCACGGAAGCCATCGACATCGCCAACTCCCAGCCGTTCTGCGAGATCCACGACCCCGGCGCGGGCGTCGGCGGCCACTGCATCCCCCTCTACCCCTACTTCCTCACGGAACCGTTCGACGCCCCCTCGCCGCTCATGGAGACGGCGCGGGCGGTCAACGACTCGATGCCGTCGTACACGGCCGACGCCGTCGAGCGGAACCTCCGCGACGAGGGCGTCGACCCCGCCGACGCGCGGGTGCTCGTCCTCGGCGCGACCTACCGGCCCGGCGTCGACGAGATCCGCAAGACGCCGGCGCTGCCGCTCGTCGAGGAACTGGCCGACGCCGGCGCGGACGTCGACGTCGTCGACCCGGTCTGCACCTCGCCGGGTCCCTTCGAGGACCGCGGCGCCACCGTCCGGACCCTCGAGGACGTCGAGGCCGACGCCGGTTACGACGCCGCGGTCATGGTGACGCCCCAGCCCGCGTTCGACGATCTCGAGGTCGCGACCCTCGGCGGCGAGGGGCGCCTCGTGGTCGTCGACGGCCGGCAGGCGCTGACCGAACTGCGCGGCGACGACCGGGTGCGGTACACGGGGGTCGGTATCGATGCCTGA
- a CDS encoding alkaline phosphatase family protein — protein sequence MKALVVGLDAACMPVLEPLFERDVVPTLEGLFESGTSAPMESHVPPWTPAAWPSIYTGTNPGKHGSFGFVSYEGYDWDVVSADQIREPAIWELLDQHGYSSVVVNVPVTHPPTPIDGAVLPGFLGPEEPTCHPEGLLEDVREACSGYRVYPEEDRTTDAPDDEVFANWLDVTRMRGEATRYLADRFDPDFGFVQFQRTDTIFHKFPTETDRIEELFRTVDEEIEATLEATDPDAVFVVSDHGIGPYEGYEFRVNEYLREGGYIEPTQDPRGMPSWNPMRSQLREGTDETGDDGGPGVLPRVAAAAAAAGLTTRRVNDVLDTLGVADVVAPYVPDSVKRAGQTHVDFANSTAYMRTRVELGVRVNLEGREPEGVVPQAEYDAVREELIEYLSAAETPDGEPVFEEVGPREEYFEGPMTTEAVDVVTVPADYDHLLSATLPGEQFADRTGTWDHKFDGVVAASGRALDDDVDLGAPRLYDLAPTVLATFGVPVSDRMDGSILPVVDEVEAREYDRRSVSAKSEEGPDDGVQDRLADLGYLE from the coding sequence ATGAAGGCGCTCGTCGTCGGTCTGGATGCCGCGTGCATGCCGGTCCTGGAACCACTCTTCGAGCGGGACGTCGTCCCGACCCTGGAGGGGCTCTTCGAGTCCGGCACGTCCGCGCCGATGGAGTCGCACGTCCCGCCGTGGACGCCCGCGGCGTGGCCGTCCATCTACACGGGGACGAACCCCGGGAAGCACGGGTCCTTCGGCTTCGTCTCCTACGAGGGCTACGACTGGGACGTCGTCTCCGCCGACCAGATCCGCGAGCCGGCCATCTGGGAGCTACTGGACCAGCACGGCTACAGCAGCGTCGTCGTGAACGTGCCGGTGACCCACCCGCCGACGCCGATCGACGGCGCCGTCCTGCCGGGCTTCCTCGGCCCCGAGGAGCCGACCTGTCACCCGGAGGGGCTCCTCGAGGACGTCCGCGAGGCCTGTAGCGGCTACCGGGTCTACCCGGAGGAGGACCGGACGACCGACGCGCCCGACGACGAGGTCTTCGCGAACTGGCTGGACGTCACCCGGATGCGCGGCGAGGCGACGCGGTACCTCGCCGACCGGTTCGACCCCGACTTCGGGTTCGTCCAGTTCCAGCGCACCGACACCATCTTCCACAAGTTCCCGACCGAGACCGACCGCATCGAGGAGCTGTTCCGAACGGTCGACGAGGAGATCGAGGCGACCCTCGAGGCGACCGACCCCGACGCGGTGTTCGTCGTCAGCGACCACGGCATCGGCCCCTACGAGGGCTACGAATTCCGGGTCAACGAGTACCTCCGTGAGGGCGGCTACATCGAGCCCACACAGGACCCTCGCGGGATGCCGTCGTGGAACCCGATGCGAAGCCAGCTCCGGGAGGGGACCGACGAGACCGGCGACGACGGCGGCCCCGGCGTCCTGCCGCGCGTCGCCGCCGCGGCCGCGGCCGCCGGCCTCACCACCCGCCGGGTCAACGACGTGCTCGACACCCTCGGGGTCGCCGACGTCGTCGCGCCGTACGTCCCGGACAGCGTCAAGCGGGCAGGGCAGACGCACGTCGACTTCGCCAACTCCACCGCGTACATGCGGACGCGCGTGGAACTGGGCGTGCGGGTCAACCTCGAGGGCCGCGAACCCGAGGGCGTCGTCCCGCAGGCGGAGTACGACGCCGTCCGGGAGGAGCTCATCGAGTACCTCTCGGCGGCGGAGACGCCGGACGGCGAGCCCGTCTTCGAGGAGGTCGGTCCCCGCGAGGAGTACTTCGAGGGCCCGATGACCACGGAAGCCGTCGACGTCGTGACGGTGCCGGCCGACTACGACCACCTGCTGTCGGCGACGCTCCCCGGCGAGCAGTTCGCCGACCGGACCGGGACCTGGGACCACAAGTTCGACGGCGTCGTCGCGGCCTCCGGGCGGGCCCTCGACGACGACGTCGACCTGGGCGCCCCGCGGCTGTACGACCTCGCCCCCACGGTGCTGGCGACCTTCGGCGTCCCCGTCAGCGACCGGATGGACGGGTCGATCCTCCCGGTCGTCGACGAGGTCGAAGCCCGCGAGTACGACCGCCGCAGCGTGTCGGCGAAGTCCGAGGAGGGCCCGGACGACGGCGTCCAGGACCGCCTCGCCGACCTCGGCTACCTCGAGTAG
- a CDS encoding glycosyltransferase family 2 protein produces the protein MTLVSVIVPTYNRAEALPDTIESVLAQTHEELELLVVDDASTDDSRSVVESYDDPRVEYIRHEENRGGSAARNTGIEASEGEYVAFLDSDDEWLPQKLDRQLSLLQSRGNDWIAAYCDVKPPSDGDTSHIEWALGSVLGSEPPRRREGGDVLIAEVLTDRLHTSAGSTLLVERDVTVEIGGFDESFERFQDTEFLVRVLEQGKLAYLPEELVLRDPSGHPSPEVTERALERVRESFGDHIELLEEQGEDVVAGHNLILAKEYLAEGDLATGLKYARSAAPATTQYPGLLAATTVGVGRRLRQ, from the coding sequence GTGACCCTCGTCAGCGTGATCGTCCCGACGTACAACCGCGCCGAGGCATTGCCGGACACCATCGAGAGCGTCCTCGCACAGACCCACGAGGAACTGGAGCTGCTGGTCGTCGACGACGCCTCGACGGACGACAGCCGGTCGGTCGTCGAATCCTACGACGATCCGCGGGTCGAGTACATCCGCCACGAGGAGAACCGGGGCGGTAGCGCCGCGCGGAACACCGGCATCGAGGCGTCGGAAGGGGAGTACGTCGCGTTCCTGGACTCCGACGACGAGTGGCTCCCCCAGAAGCTCGACCGGCAGCTCTCCTTGCTCCAGTCACGGGGCAACGATTGGATCGCCGCCTACTGCGACGTCAAGCCGCCGAGCGACGGCGACACCAGCCACATCGAGTGGGCGCTCGGCTCCGTCCTCGGCAGCGAGCCGCCGCGGCGGCGCGAGGGCGGCGACGTGCTGATCGCGGAGGTCCTCACCGACAGACTCCACACCAGCGCCGGGTCGACGCTGCTCGTCGAGCGCGACGTCACCGTCGAGATCGGCGGCTTCGACGAGTCCTTCGAGCGGTTCCAGGACACCGAGTTCCTCGTCCGCGTCCTCGAGCAGGGGAAGCTCGCCTACCTCCCCGAGGAGCTCGTCCTCCGGGACCCCTCGGGGCACCCGTCGCCGGAGGTGACCGAGCGGGCCCTCGAGCGCGTCCGGGAGTCGTTCGGCGACCACATCGAACTGCTCGAGGAGCAGGGCGAGGACGTCGTCGCCGGCCACAACCTCATCCTGGCGAAGGAGTACCTCGCCGAGGGCGACCTCGCGACGGGGCTGAAGTACGCCCGCTCGGCGGCGCCAGCGACGACGCAGTATCCGGGGCTGCTGGCCGCCACGACGGTCGGCGTCGGTCGGCGACTCCGGCAGTAG
- a CDS encoding DUF1616 domain-containing protein yields MAATRDSWWVDLLLVGVAATVPAALVYGGVEQTSLRVAAGLPLAIFLPGYALVSAMYPEAREDLDPPMTRETGEGIDRAMRTRLRGLTGIDRLGLAVALSAALTPAVALLHYVASGSFAAPELAAGLGVLTWGFVFIGLARRLRLSAPQRFGVDLGWPSTVYERYFVADGSRMGSSHPLEARSVSDVALNVLLACVLLVALTSATYAFTQPPPGQDFDELAVVTQNDSGEYVAGNYPDDLSGSDPLYVGVTNQRDGQQTYALRGTLEVVDAEGNVIESDEQLSREVQLAPGERTYVEHDPEPTLDGERLRLSYTLDRTGGDDGPDRRVHVWISGAPEGSTDGGEGATPTATQGDTGTPTPQGGDTPTPDGSGVPTQTDSGAQSPTPTSTPTETDDGISIDI; encoded by the coding sequence ATGGCAGCGACTCGTGACTCCTGGTGGGTGGACCTGCTGCTCGTCGGGGTGGCGGCGACCGTGCCGGCCGCGCTGGTCTACGGCGGCGTCGAGCAGACGAGTCTGCGGGTGGCCGCGGGCCTCCCGCTGGCGATCTTCCTGCCCGGGTACGCGCTCGTGTCCGCGATGTACCCCGAGGCGCGGGAGGACCTCGACCCGCCGATGACGCGGGAGACCGGCGAGGGCATCGACAGGGCGATGCGGACGCGGCTCCGCGGGCTGACCGGCATCGACCGCCTCGGCCTCGCCGTCGCGCTGAGCGCCGCGCTGACGCCCGCCGTCGCCCTGCTCCACTACGTCGCGAGCGGCTCGTTCGCGGCCCCGGAGCTCGCCGCCGGCCTCGGGGTGCTCACCTGGGGTTTCGTCTTCATCGGGCTCGCCCGGCGGCTCCGGCTGTCGGCGCCCCAGCGGTTCGGCGTCGACCTCGGGTGGCCCTCGACCGTCTACGAGCGATACTTCGTCGCGGACGGATCGCGCATGGGCAGTTCGCACCCGCTCGAGGCGAGGAGCGTCTCGGACGTCGCGCTCAACGTCCTCCTCGCCTGCGTCCTCCTCGTCGCGCTGACGAGCGCCACCTACGCGTTCACGCAGCCGCCGCCGGGCCAGGACTTCGACGAGCTGGCGGTCGTGACGCAGAACGACTCCGGCGAGTACGTCGCGGGGAACTACCCGGACGACCTCTCGGGGAGCGACCCCCTCTACGTCGGCGTCACCAACCAGCGGGACGGCCAGCAGACGTACGCCCTCCGCGGGACCCTCGAGGTGGTCGACGCGGAGGGGAACGTCATCGAGAGCGACGAGCAGCTCAGCCGCGAGGTCCAACTGGCGCCGGGCGAGCGAACGTACGTCGAGCACGACCCCGAACCGACCCTCGATGGCGAGCGGCTGCGGCTCAGCTACACGCTCGATCGGACCGGCGGCGACGACGGTCCCGACCGGCGCGTCCACGTCTGGATCTCCGGCGCGCCCGAGGGTTCGACCGACGGTGGCGAGGGCGCGACCCCCACCGCGACACAGGGTGACACGGGAACACCTACCCCGCAGGGCGGCGACACGCCGACACCCGACGGTTCGGGAGTGCCTACTCAGACTGATTCCGGCGCACAGTCGCCGACGCCCACGTCGACGCCGACCGAGACGGACGACGGCATCAGCATCGACATCTGA
- a CDS encoding Gfo/Idh/MocA family protein, with protein sequence MSDVRAGVIGVGSMGRHHARVYSELLGVDLVGVSDANPENAVSVAEAYDAEPLGVDELLSKVDVVSIAVPTEYHYEMAEKAIDAGVDLLVEKPFVADFEKGRELVRRAEAADVRLQVGHIERFNPAIRALGDVLDDDEAVLTISAERLGPPLDRDVSDPVTKDLMIHDVDVVLSLLDQDVLDASAVTNHDGQYTTATLEFDGGCVGRLTASRITQEKVRQLTVGTESRRIKVDYIDQSVRIRRRSRPEFVEEDGDVRYHHEGVVEEVAVDSTEPLKAQLRSFVDAATDGTEPEVTGEAALRVLEVVDQIETAAGSKGTAPDSLVQ encoded by the coding sequence ATGAGCGACGTCCGCGCGGGCGTCATCGGCGTCGGGAGCATGGGCCGGCACCACGCCAGGGTGTACAGCGAACTGCTCGGCGTCGACCTCGTCGGCGTCAGCGACGCGAACCCCGAGAACGCCGTCAGCGTCGCCGAAGCGTACGACGCCGAGCCTCTCGGCGTCGACGAGCTGCTGTCGAAGGTCGACGTGGTCTCCATCGCCGTCCCGACGGAGTACCACTACGAGATGGCCGAGAAGGCCATCGACGCCGGCGTCGACCTGCTGGTGGAGAAGCCGTTCGTCGCCGACTTCGAGAAGGGCCGCGAGCTGGTCCGGCGCGCCGAGGCGGCGGACGTCCGCCTCCAGGTCGGCCACATCGAGCGGTTCAACCCGGCGATCCGCGCCCTCGGGGACGTCCTGGACGACGACGAGGCGGTGCTGACGATCTCGGCCGAGCGGCTCGGGCCGCCGCTGGACCGGGACGTCTCCGACCCGGTGACGAAGGACCTGATGATCCACGACGTCGACGTCGTGCTGTCGTTGCTCGACCAGGACGTCCTGGACGCCAGCGCGGTCACCAACCACGACGGCCAGTACACGACCGCCACCCTCGAGTTCGACGGCGGCTGCGTCGGTCGGCTGACCGCCAGCCGCATCACCCAGGAGAAGGTCCGGCAGCTGACCGTCGGGACCGAGTCCCGGCGCATCAAGGTCGACTACATCGACCAGTCGGTCCGCATCCGGCGCCGCTCCCGGCCGGAGTTCGTCGAGGAGGACGGCGACGTCCGCTACCACCACGAGGGCGTCGTCGAGGAGGTCGCCGTCGACAGCACCGAGCCCCTGAAGGCCCAGCTCCGGTCGTTCGTCGACGCAGCGACGGACGGCACCGAGCCCGAGGTCACCGGCGAGGCCGCCCTCCGGGTCCTGGAGGTCGTCGACCAGATCGAGACGGCCGCGGGGTCGAAGGGGACGGCCCCCGACAGTCTCGTCCAGTAG